Proteins co-encoded in one Aspergillus luchuensis IFO 4308 DNA, chromosome 6, nearly complete sequence genomic window:
- a CDS encoding HpcH/HpaI aldolase family protein (COG:G;~EggNog:ENOG410PJK5;~InterPro:IPR005000,IPR015813,IPR040442;~PFAM:PF03328;~go_function: GO:0003824 - catalytic activity [Evidence IEA]) → MTYTKTYPTPLTTEISNPRLRLLNKIKAGEYPLMTFMALPSVRMAQIVALTGVDGIIIDCEHGHISDDAMHNSVAAISSLGVSPIIRIRGPTHDIVKRALDTGAHGIMVPQINTVEEAQQVVASAKFPPQGLRGQGSAFPAIGHGLTTPEYMKSANETIITMIQIETRAGVENVDAICAVPGVDLVFIGPNDLAQSLLGYVPARGDEPEFVAAVEKIVAAARKHGKWAGRMVNNGSLAKEARKTYDTVAITGDTKAIQNWYMAEFEVARS, encoded by the coding sequence ATGACTTACACGAAGACCTACCCCACTCCTCTCACAACCGAGATTTCCAACCCTCGGCTGCGGCTTCTGAACAAGATCAAAGCCGGAGAATACCCGTTAATGACTTTCATGGCCCTTCCTTCCGTGCGCATGGCTCAGATTGTCGCTCTGACCGGGGTTGACGGTATCATCATTGATTGCGAACATGGCCATATCTCCGACGACGCCATGCACAACTCTGTCGcagccatctcctccctggGTGTATCCCCCATCATCCGCATTCGCGGTCCCACTCATGACATTGTCAAGCGTGCGCTCGATACGGGTGCCCACGGCATCATGGTTCCCCAAATAAACACCGTCGAAGAGGCGCAACAAGTGGTGGCATCTGCCAAATTCCCGCCACAGGGATTGCGGGGCCAAGGGTCCGCCTTTCCTGCCATTGGCCATGGTCTGACTACCCCCGAGTATATGAAGTCAGCCAACGAgactatcatcaccatgattCAGATTGAGACCCGTGCTGGTGTGGAGAATGTCGACGCAATCTGTGCCGTTCCAGGGGTGGATCTTGTCTTCATCGGACCCAATGACTTGGCACAGTCTCTCCTCGGATACGTGCCTGCACGGGGAGATGAACCGGAGTTTGTTGCTGCAGTTGAGAAGATTGTTGCGGCGGCGAGGAAGCATGGCAAGTGGGCAGGGAGAATGGTCAACAATGGGAGTTTGGCAAAGGAGGCTAGAAAGACATATGACACGGTCGCTATCACGGGCGACACCAAAGCGATTCAAAATTGGTATATGGCAGAGTTTGAGGTAGCAAGGTCATGA
- a CDS encoding uncharacterized protein (COG:G;~EggNog:ENOG410PVTK;~InterPro:IPR020846,IPR011701,IPR036259;~PFAM:PF07690;~TransMembrane:12 (i61-78o102-124i131-152o158-180i192-213o225-247i297-318o330-353i360-382o388-409i421-443o449-472i);~go_function: GO:0022857 - transmembrane transporter activity [Evidence IEA];~go_process: GO:0055085 - transmembrane transport [Evidence IEA]): MDKSMDLKKRPSSIKSEGNISSAEGQVNDVVGDAYERMPESLRSLSEDERRRLNRRIIRKVDLMVLPTVGLLYILNYIDRQNLASAKLQGIMEDLHMSTDQFATAVSILFVGYLPFQIPSNLLITRIARPGMYICLAVTIWGCISAATAAVHNYGQLLAVRAILGIAEAVFFPGAIYYLSAWYTKAELGKRIAGLYIAQQVGNAFGGLFAAAILQLDGVHNIAGWQWLFIIEGSATVGIGIICALIMPGFPHNSRILSPIERDLAVWRIESEAGAAEGSENEPILRGFLKALSDPKLVLMIFCNMLSQCQGSIANYFPTLVGSLGFSSDTISLLLTAPPYVLAGIVYYGLMFYSDRYNTIYPLIMACISISVVMYIILMSTLNIGARYFAMMILPFASVGPQLLLYKTINLHMARPVSKRAAASALVNSIGCTSNIWASYLYYDGPHFYAAFGTLMGSAFLLAATVTVYRWLVRRENTYLDSGDPDLIGKVVKGGVTEEMVQLRWRYEMY, encoded by the coding sequence ATGGATAAATCAATGGATCTCAAGAAACGCCCCTCGTCCATCAAGTCGGAGGGCAATATTTCCTCTGCAGAAGGGCAGGTCAATGATGTTGTTGGCGATGCGTACGAGCGCATGCCAGAGTCCCTACGCAGCCTTAGCGAAGATGAGCGCCGACGCCTCAATCGGAGAATCATCCGCAAGGTGGACCTCATGGTTCTGCCTACGGTTGGCCTCTTGTATATTCTGAACTACATCGATCGTCAGAACCTTGCTTCAGCCAAGCTGCAGGGCATCATGGAAGATCTCCACATGTCAACAGACCAGTTTGCCACGGCCGTCTCAATTCTATTTGTTGGATATCTGCCCTTCCAAATCCCCAgcaacctcctcatcaccagaATCGCCCGACCGGGCATGTACATCTGTCTTGCGGTCACTATATGGGGCTGCATCTCAGCTGCAACCGCAGCTGTTCACAACTACGGCCAACTACTCGCCGTGCGCGCCATCCTCGGCATTGCCGAagccgtcttcttccccggagCAATCTACTACCTCTCAGCCTGGTACACCAAAGCGGAACTTGGCAAGCGCATCGCCGGTCTCTACATCGCCCAACAAGTCGGCAACGCCTTCGGAGGACTCTTCGCCGCAGCCATCCTCCAACTAGACGGTGTCCACAACATCGCCGGCTGGCAAtggctcttcatcatcgagggCAGCGCCACAGTCGGCATCGGCATAATCTGCGCTTTAATCATGCCCGGATTTCCACACAACAGTCGCATCCTCTCCCCAATCGAGCGGGACCTGGCCGTATGGCGCATCGAATCCGAAGCCGGAGCCGCCGAAGGCTCCGAAAACGAACCCATCCTTCGCGGATTCCTGAAAGCCCTCTCCGACCCCAAACTCGTTCTGATGATCTTCTGCAACATGCTCTCCCAATGCCAAGGCTCCATCGCCAATTACTTCCCCACCTTAGTCGGCTCCCTCGGATTCTCCTCTGATACCATCagtctcctcctcaccgCACCGCCCTACGTCCTTGCGGGCATAGTCTACTACGGCCTCATGTTCTACTCCGATCGCTACAACACCATCTACCCACTCATCATGGCCTGCATTTCCATCTCCGTCGTCATGTACATCATCCTCATGTCCACCCTCAACATCGGCGCACGGTACTTTGCAATGATGATCCTCCCGTTTGCCTCTGTCGGTccgcagcttcttctctaCAAAACTATCAACCTGCATATGGCCCGTCCGGTGTCTAAACGCGCTGCCGCCTCCGCCCTGGTGAACTCTATCGGCTGTACCTCGAACATATGGGCGTCGTATCTATATTACGATGGTCCGCATTTCTATGCTGCCTTTGGAACGCTCATGGGTTCGGCCTTCCTCCTGGCT
- a CDS encoding uncharacterized protein (COG:Q;~EggNog:ENOG410PU9J;~InterPro:IPR026992,IPR027443,IPR005123;~PFAM:PF03171,PF14226;~go_function: GO:0016491 - oxidoreductase activity [Evidence IEA];~go_process: GO:0055114 - oxidation-reduction process [Evidence IEA]): MAPTAPFNPPSADLPGKPSVPEWVPPPVTKEKHNFAQLKSIDLSLLDSEDPAVVDHLIQQVKIAIRDDGFLFLENYGVSLEQLHRQFALAQYLYNNISEEDKQRLLFHPDTGLWSGYKHPYGFKRNRGPADGIEQFNWYKQDWEDINRVPTCLHPFMDEIEAFCNYLTQSVNRRLLTLFSRVLELPDDYLWNNVQSHGSPTGEGYFRHALFRPVQKQTEEASKGLRMHGHTDFGLTTLLFSVPISCLQIWGRDEQWYYVPYKPGALVINIGDTLEIVSGGHFKATRHRVYKPPVDQLNEERLSLVLFNSSVGDLRMAPAYDSPLIQREGCVEEQGVYKEFRRLTSQGQLVPTNREWREIQIATVTDPTDTVRNRLGADQVLIDGKIMHQREYMGVKVVLPV, encoded by the exons ATGGCGCCCACAGCTCCATTCAACCCTCCTTCAGCTGACCTGCCCGGGAAGCCATCTGTGCCAGAATGGGTTCCCCCTCCGGTAACAAAGGAGAAGCACAACTTTGCTCAGCTCAAGTCAATTGATCTTTCGCTGCTCGACTCAGAGGACCCAGCAGTAGTAGATCATCTGATCCAACAGGTCAAGATCGCCATccgtgatgatggtttcctcttccttgagaACTACGGCGTTTCCTTGGAGCAG CTCCACCGCCAATTCGCCCTTGCACAGTATCTCTACAACAACATCAGCGAGGAAGACAAACAGCGCCTCCTGTTCCACCCCGATACAGGTCTCTGGTCTGGATACAAGCACCCGTACGGATTCAAG CGCAACCGTGGCCCCGCCGACGGAATCGAGCAATTCAACTGGTACAAGCAGGACTGGGAGGACATCAACCGAGTCCCCACATGCCTGCATCCATTCATGGATGAGATCGAGGCTTTCTGCAACTACCTGACGCAGTCGGTCAACCGACGCCTCCTTACCCTCTTCTCCCGTGTTCTTGAGCTACCCGACGACTACCTCTGGAACAACGTCCAGTCTCATGGCAGCCCAACCGGAGAAGGCTACTTCCGACACGCCCTCTTCCGACCAGTGCAGAAACAAACTGAGGAGGCCTCGAAGGGTCTCCGTATGCACGGACACACCGACTTTGGCTTGACCACGCTGTTGTTCTCCGTCCCCATCTCTTGTCTTCAGATCTGGGGCCGTGATGAACAATGGTATTATGTGCCATACAAGCCCGGTGCGCTGGTCATTAACATTGGGGATACTTTGGAGATTGTGTCGGGAGGACACTTCAAGGCGACTCGCCATCGCGTGTATAAGCCACCAGTGGATCAGTTGAATGAGGAGCGACTGTCGTTGGTACTGTTCAACAGTTCGGTTGGTGATTTGAGAATGGCGCCTGCATATG ACTCCCCTCTTATCCAACGGGAAGGATGTGTTGAGGAGCAAGGCGTCTACAAGGAGTTCCGTCGACTCACATCGCAGGGCCAATTGGTCCCAACGAACCGTGAATGGCGCGAGATCCAGATTGCCACTGTCACAGATCCAACGGATACTGTGCGCAATCGACTTGGAGCTGACCAGGTGCTTATTGATGGAAAGATTATGCATCAGCGAGAGTACATGGGGGTCAAGGTTGTTCTGCCTGTTTGA
- a CDS encoding RidA family protein (COG:J;~EggNog:ENOG410PWSZ;~InterPro:IPR006175,IPR035959;~PFAM:PF01042): MSLASPFQITSSNLRVSKITIQTHPITMARQLISSEKFPPKPHNCPAVKVPGLVFCAGQTATGEIKQATEVLELSGSSLEQVVKYNVYLADMKDFAAMNEVYIDFLPKPMPSRSCLQAVPPGDGTVIEIECIAQA; the protein is encoded by the exons ATGTCATTGGCATCCCCCTTTCAGATCACAAGCTCTAATCTCAGAGTGTCGAAGATTACCATTCAAACTCATCCAATCACGATGGCGCGCCAACTTATCTCGAGCGAGAAGTTCCCTCCCAAGCCTCACAACT GCCCTGCAGTCAAGGTTCCCGGACTCGTCTTCTGCGCCGGTCAAACAGCCACTGGAGAGATCAAGCAAGCCACA GAGGTTCTTGAGCTGTCCGGCTCATCGCTCGAGCAAGTAGTCAAGTACAACGTCTACCTGGCAGACATGAAGGACTTTGCTGCCATGAATGAGGTGTATATCGATTTCCTGCCCAAGCCAATGCCTTCTCGGTCATGTCTCCAGGCGGTCCCTCCGGGTGATGGAACGGTCATTGAGATTGAATGTATCGCGCAGGCGTGA
- a CDS encoding SDR family NAD(P)-dependent oxidoreductase (COG:Q;~EggNog:ENOG410PNBN;~InterPro:IPR002347,IPR036291,IPR020904;~PFAM:PF00106,PF13561,PF08659,PF01370;~go_function: GO:0016491 - oxidoreductase activity [Evidence IEA];~go_process: GO:0055114 - oxidation-reduction process [Evidence IEA]) → MSANDIRGRLALVTGASGGIGSACAHKLAENGVHLALTYSTNVAAIQSLHGDLQTRHPDLRISIHQVDLRSATDITSLFDQIIAQHDGHSPDILISNAGTGKRITNIWDIDISDFDDMITTNLRASFILVKGVVEHMKAQRWGRIVFMSSIAAYGGGINGCHYAASKGGLTGMMRNLATRLAEYNISVNDVAPAMIGDTGMIPNAAAVPEVVKGIPLGRLGTPEETANVVLMLVTTGYMTGQSLLLAGGLR, encoded by the exons ATGTCCGCAAACGACATCCGAGGTCGACTAGCCCTAGTCACCGGCGCTTCAGGAGG TATCGGTTCCGCCTGCGCCCACAAACTCGCCGAAAATGGCGTCCACCTAGCCCTCACATACTCCACCAATGTCGCTGCGATACAATCTCTCCACGGAGATCTGCAAACCCGCCATCCCGATCTCCGcatctccatccaccaaGTCGACCTCCGCTCAGCTACCGACATTACCTCATTATTCGACCAAATCATCGCCCAACATGATGGCCACAGCCCTGACATTCTCATCTCCAACGCCGGGACCGGCAAGCGAATTACAAATATCTGGGACATCGATATCTCTGACTTTGACGACATGATAACCACTAATCTCCGCGCGTCGTTCATCCTAGTCAAGGGCGTGGTCGAGCACATGAAGGCACAGCGCTGGGGACGCATTGTTTTTATGTCGTCTATTGCGGCTTATGGGGGTGGGATTAATGGGTGTC ATTACGCAGCCTCCAAGGGCGGTCTCACCGGCATGATGAGAAACCTTGCTACCAGATTGGCTGAGTACAATATCAGTGTAAATGATGTCGCTCCTGCTATGATTGGGGACACGGGGATGATCCCGAATGCTGCGGCAGTGCCGGAGGTGGTAAAGGGGATTCCGCTGGGGAGGTTGGGGACGCCAGAGGAGACGGCGAATGTGGTTTTGATGCTAGTTACGACCGGGTATATGACAGGGCAGAGCCTATTGTTGGCTGGAGGGCTGAGGTGA